The following proteins are encoded in a genomic region of Candidatus Rokuibacteriota bacterium:
- a CDS encoding substrate-binding domain-containing protein has protein sequence MIDRFLLFLTVALGLAGPALAQSSVVILSTTTSTQDSGLLDVLVPMFEKKSGLTVKTISVGTGQALALAARGEADVTLAHAPAVEKKYIDEGRMLHRRLVMYNDFVIIGPESDPAKVKGLPRAADALRRIAETRSRFVSRGDRSGTHTLEMGLWKQAAIEPRGAWYIESGQGMGQTLGIANDRRAYTVTDRGTWLAFQKRVSLPILVEKDRPLLNIYSVMEVNVANGPRVNAAGGRAFADFMVSPEVQDVIRTYGMDRYGQPLFVPIAGKRDEDL, from the coding sequence ATGATCGATCGATTCCTGCTCTTCCTGACGGTGGCGCTCGGGCTGGCCGGCCCGGCCCTGGCCCAGTCCAGCGTGGTCATCCTCTCGACGACCACGAGCACCCAGGACTCGGGCCTGCTGGACGTGCTCGTGCCGATGTTCGAGAAGAAGAGCGGGCTGACGGTGAAGACGATCTCCGTCGGCACGGGCCAGGCGCTGGCCCTGGCCGCCCGGGGCGAGGCGGACGTGACGCTGGCTCATGCCCCCGCGGTCGAGAAGAAATACATCGACGAAGGCAGGATGCTCCATCGGCGGCTGGTCATGTACAACGACTTCGTCATCATCGGCCCGGAGAGCGACCCGGCGAAGGTCAAGGGTCTTCCACGCGCGGCGGACGCGCTGAGGCGCATCGCCGAGACCCGGTCTCGTTTTGTGTCGCGGGGCGACAGGTCGGGGACCCACACGCTGGAGATGGGCCTCTGGAAGCAGGCCGCGATCGAGCCCCGGGGGGCCTGGTACATCGAGTCGGGGCAGGGCATGGGCCAGACGCTCGGCATCGCCAACGACCGGCGCGCCTATACCGTCACCGACCGCGGCACGTGGCTCGCCTTCCAGAAGCGGGTCAGCCTGCCGATCCTGGTCGAGAAGGACCGACCGCTGCTGAACATCTACTCGGTCATGGAGGTCAACGTGGCCAACGGCCCGCGCGTCAACGCCGCGGGCGGGAGGGCGTTCGCCGACTTCATGGTGTCGCCCGAGGTGCAGGACGTCATCAGGACCTACGGGATGGACAGGTACGGTCAGCCGCTCTTCGTCCCCATCGCCGGCAAGCGGGACGAGGATCTCTAG
- a CDS encoding site-specific DNA-methyltransferase yields MKRLAPQLSTRLGLLYGTDCFNLFSALKDESIHCVFADPPFNLGKDYGHGAMKDALEKRDYLKWSFAWLDECIRLLTPGGALFVYILPQWGYHLAAHIEERGMLFRHWIALSMKGTFPRGRKLYPAHYTLLYFTKGEPRVFNHVRLPVPVCRHCGKDVKDYGGHRKYLNPLGLNLTDFWDDTAPARHQKFKARWHINELKPMIPSRCIQIATEEGDIVLDPFGGGGSTYETAEHLKRHWLGTEIATCAAIRDRFRRHLPGLKAASPGALQRVFKRPDPKFTLVVP; encoded by the coding sequence GTGAAGCGCCTCGCTCCGCAGCTCTCGACCCGCCTGGGACTCCTCTACGGCACGGACTGCTTCAACCTGTTTTCGGCCCTCAAAGACGAGTCCATCCACTGCGTCTTTGCTGATCCGCCATTCAATCTCGGCAAAGATTACGGTCACGGCGCGATGAAGGACGCGCTCGAGAAACGTGACTATCTCAAGTGGTCATTTGCCTGGCTCGACGAGTGCATTCGACTGCTCACGCCCGGTGGCGCGCTGTTCGTGTACATCCTCCCGCAATGGGGCTACCATCTGGCCGCGCACATCGAAGAGCGGGGAATGCTCTTTCGCCATTGGATTGCGTTGTCGATGAAAGGCACGTTCCCGCGCGGCCGCAAGCTGTACCCGGCGCATTACACCCTCCTCTACTTCACCAAGGGAGAGCCACGGGTTTTCAATCACGTTCGACTTCCGGTGCCGGTGTGTCGTCACTGCGGGAAGGATGTGAAGGATTACGGCGGCCATCGCAAGTACCTGAATCCGCTTGGACTCAACCTCACCGACTTCTGGGATGACACCGCACCCGCGAGGCACCAGAAATTCAAGGCCCGGTGGCACATCAACGAGCTGAAGCCGATGATTCCCAGCCGCTGCATCCAGATCGCGACGGAAGAGGGGGACATAGTCCTTGACCCGTTCGGGGGCGGAGGCTCCACGTACGAGACGGCGGAGCATCTGAAGCGCCACTGGCTTGGCACTGAGATAGCGACCTGCGCCGCGATTCGGGATCGGTTCAGGCGGCATCTCCCCGGTCTGAAGGCCGCGTCGCCAGGCGCCCTGCAGCGCGTGTTCAAGCGACCTGATCCGAAATTCACTCTGGTCGTGCCCTGA